Proteins from one Aquila chrysaetos chrysaetos chromosome 5, bAquChr1.4, whole genome shotgun sequence genomic window:
- the LOC115341321 gene encoding nucleoside diphosphate kinase: protein MAANCERTFIAIKPDGVQRGLVGEIIKRFEQKGFRLVAMKFVHASEDLLKQHYIDLKDRPFYPGLVKYMNSGPVVAMVWEGLNVVKTGRVMLGETNPADSKPGTIRGDFCIQVGRNIIHGSDSVESAQKEINLWFKPAELIDFKSCAHDWIYE from the exons ATGGCTGCCAACTGCGAGCGCACCTTCATCGCCATCAAGCCCGATGGGGTCCAGCGCGGGCTGGTGGGAGAGATCATCAAGCGGTTCGAGCAGAAAGGCTTCCGGCTGGTGGCCATGAAGTTCGTGCAC GCCTCTGAAGACCTTCTCAAACAACATTACATTGACCTCAAGGACCGACCATTCTACCCTGGTTTGGTTAAATACATGAACTCTGGACCTGTTGTGGCCATG GTATGGGAAGGACTTAACGTAGTTAAAACTGGGAGAGTAATGCTGGGGGAAACAAACCCTGCAGACTCTAAGCCTGGTACCATCCGTGGTGACTTCTGCATTCAAGTAGGAAG AAACATCATTCATGGCAGTGACTCCGTAGAAAGTGCGCAGAAGGAGATCAACCTGTGGTTCAAACCTGCAGAGCTCATTGACTTCAAATCTTGTGCACATGATTGGATCTATGAGTGA